From one Populus alba chromosome 17, ASM523922v2, whole genome shotgun sequence genomic stretch:
- the LOC140954801 gene encoding putative disease resistance protein At1g50180, with translation MAEAFATEIAKSLLGKLGSFATREFRLAWGLQDDLAHLEERLKAINAVLSDAEKQQSKKERIRLWLHMLREVLYDAEDVLDEIKCETLERQVVKTKGSTSRKVRRFFSSSNMIPFRLRMGHKIKSIIERLAEISSLKSDFNLSEQTIDCSHVLDEEQR, from the coding sequence atggcGGAAGCTTTTGCAACCGAGATTGCAAAATCCCTTTTAGGGAAGTTAGGCTCTTTTGCTACTCGAGAATTTCGTTTGGCATGGGGCCTTCAAGATGACCTTGCACATCTTGAAGAGAGGTTGAAAGCCATCAACGCGGTGCTGTCCGATGCTGAGAAGCAACAATCAAAGAAAGAGAGGATTCGGCTCTGGCTCCATATGCTCAGAGAAGTCTTGTATGATGCAGAGGACGTGCTGGACGAAATCAAGTGCGAAACTTTGGAAAGGCAGGTGGTGAAAACTAAAGGGAGCACCAGCAGAAAGGTACGGCGCTTCTTTTCAAGCTCTAATATGATTCCATTCCGTTTAAGAATGGGTCATAAGATAAAGAGCATCATAGAAAGACTAGCTGAGATTTCATCTCTTAAGTCTGACTTCAACCTCAGCGAGCAGACTATTGATTGTAGTCATGTCTTGGATGAGGAACAGAGATGA
- the LOC140954802 gene encoding uncharacterized protein, which yields MVHMITVKLSSTNFLLWRSQLVPLLQCQKYYGYIDGSTLMPSATTDSTAYNLWKQNDQLVISLLLSSLTEEALSITLGFTTSRDIWNALETAFSHKSKARELQIKDELHLMKRGSRSISEYSRVFKAHCDQLSAMGCPVEDIDKVHWFKDIVPKAESFDLFSKSIDYTAGGPSAYIVHSSASSNRYARYTKSDANIAEAFATCTISNDTADCLIDKMEPYTGTDRVIVGNGSSPPVTHMGSCSPTPTLQLKDVLVVPNLTKNLLSNLQTQKVVASGDCVDGLYVLKRGHHVFSVVINKHNLCNSFDIWHARLGHVSSQIISMLNKKAFSTAVFTINHLPTLVLNGVSPFEILYGSQSLPSITPSIPCKSCALELPQSPPILLPPVFPTIAERVSELPIVTTSRIEPNSDIPIAPAQHSSSNLNSHPMITRGKAGISKSKSKHYNYVCQIPASPLLSSLLVMKEPKGFKSAAKSPEWLAAMDDEIRALTHNQTWELVPKPPATNVVGSKWIFRIKYHFDGSIDRFKARLVAQGYTQLYGLDFHDTFSLVVRASTVRIVLSVAVTHGWNIRQLDVKNEFLHGLLQEEVFKEQPLGYIDTSHQHHVCRLKKAIYGLKQAPRAWFHRFSNFLLTIGFICSKADYSLFVHSSDNGIIYLLLYVDDIVLTGSNVSLIDTFIHKLQQEFSMKDLGDLHYFLGLEVTQSPQGLFLSQVKYARDILIRAELQDSKPISTPMIVSHHLTSDGPLFYSPTIYRSLVGSLQYLTITRPDITHAVNSVSQFMHAPRESHLQAVKRILRYVIFISVSASVHPVISISQPFQMLIGLVVQKPVAQHQDFPAKILSAKNKKVEGIKRSAVSVKVKMAENVHFLE from the exons ATGGTTCATATGATAACAGTGAAGTTATCATCAACAAACTTTCTTCTTTGGCGCAGTCAACTAGTTCCCCTGCTGCAATGTCAAAAATACTATGGCTATATTGATGGCTCAACTCTTATGCCTTCCGCTACCACTGATTCCACAGCCTACAATCTTTGGAAACAAAATGATCAGCTAGTCATcagtcttcttctttcttctctcacAGAAGAAGCACTTTCTATTACTCTTGGATTTACAACATCAAGAGACATCTGGAATGCTCTTGAGACTGCCTTTAGTCATAAATCTAAGGCTCGTGAACTTCAAATAAAAGATGAGCTTCATCTTATGAAGCGTGGCTCCCGCAGTATCTCTGAGTACTCTAGAGTATTCAAGGCTCATTGTGATCAATTATCAGCAATGGGATGTCCAGTTGAAGACATTGACAAAGTGCACTG GTTCAAAGATATTGTTCCTAAAGCAGAAAGCTTTGATCTTTTCTCCAAATCTATTGATTATACTGCAGGTGGCCCCTCTGCTTATATAGTTCATTCCTCTGCATCTTCCAACCGATATGCAAG ATACACAAAATCTGATGCAAATATTGCTGAAGCATTTGCAACCTGCACTATTAGTAATGACACAGCAGATTG CTTGATCGATAAAATGGAACCTTACACTGGTACGGATAGAGTTATTGTTGGTAATGGATCTTCCCCACCCGTTACACACATGGGTTCTTGTTCTCCTACTCCAACTCTTCAATTAAAAGATGTCCTTGTTGTGCCAAACTTAACCAAAAATTTGCTTTCT AATCTTCAAACTCAAAAGGTGGTGGCAAGCGGTGATTGTGTAGATGGACTTTATGTATTGAAGCGTGGACACCATGTTTTCTCTGTTGTCATCAACAAGCACAATTTATGCAATTCCTTTGACATTTGGCATGCCCGTTTAGGCCATGTATCCTCTCAAATAATTTCAATGCTTAATAAGAAAG CCTTCAGTACAGCAGTTTTTACAATTAATCACTTGCCCACACTTGTCTTGAATGGAGTTTCTCCATTTGAAATTCTGTATG GTTCTCAGTCCTTACCATCAATTACTCCATCTATACCATGTAAATCATGTGCTTTGGAGCTGCCTCAGAGTCCACCAATTTTGCTACCACCTGTGTTTCCTACAATAGCTGAGAGAGTTTCAGAATTACCTATTGTGACTACTTCCAGAATTGAGCCCAATTCAGATATTCCTATTGCACCAGCTCAACATTCTTCTTCAAATCTGAACTCTCATCCCATGATAACTCGAGGAAAAGCTGGTATctccaaatccaaatccaaacattaTAATTATGTTTGTCAAATTCCTGCCTCTCCTTTATTATCATCGCTATTAGTTATGAAGGAACCAAAAGGATTCAAAAGTGCTGCTAAATCACCCGAATGGCTAGCTGCCATGGATGATGAAATTCGTGCTCTCACTCATAACCAAACATGGGAACTGGTTCCCAAACCACCTGCTACCAATGTGGTTGGATCCAAATGGATTTTTCGgattaaatatcattttgatggcTCCATTGACAGGTTCAAAGCACGCCTAGTTGCTCAAGGCTATACTCAACTCTATGGACTTGATTTTCACGACACATTCAGTCTGGTTGTTCGAGCTTCTACAGTCCGCATTGTCCTCTCTGTTGCAGTAACTCATGGCTGGAACATACGCCAACTTGACGTTAAAAATGAGTTCCTTCATGGTCTTCTTCAGGAAGAGGTTTTTAAGGAACAACCACTCGGTTATATTGACACTTCTCATCAACACCATGTTTGTCGCCTAAAAAAAGCCAtctatggtttgaaacaagcacCGAGAGCTTGGTTTCATCGCTTTAGCAATTTCTTACTCACAATTGGTTTCATTTGCAGCAAAGCCGATTACAGCTTATTTGTTCATTCATCAGATAATGGTATTATTTATTTGCTGCTATACGTAGATGATATTGTTCTAACTGGAAGCAATGTATCTCTCATTGATACTTTCATTCACAAGCTCCAGCAAGAGTTTTCTATGAAGGACCTTGGCGATCtacattattttttgggtttagaAGTTACTCAATCTCCACAGGGCCTGTTCCTAAGTCAGGTCAAGTATGCAAGAGATATTCTCATCAGGGCTGAACTTCAGGATTCGAAGCCAATATCAACACCGATGATTGTTTCTCATCACTTAACTTCTGATGGACCTCTATTTTATTCACCAACAATCTATCGATCTCTTGTTGGTTCGCTGCAATATCTCACCATCACCAGACCGGATATTACACATGCAGTGAATTCAGTAAGCCAATTCATGCATGCACCACGAGAATCACATCTTCAGGCCGTCAAACGAATTCTCAGATATGTTATCTTCATTTCGGTCTCAGCATCAGTTCATCCAGTCATCTCAATATCTCAGCCTTTtcagatgctgattgggctggttGTCCAGAAACCAGTCGCTCAACATCAGG ATTTTCCAGCAAAGATTTTGAGTGCTAAAAACAAGAAGGTTGAGGGGATAAAGAGAAGTGCTGTTTCAGTGAAGGTGAAGATGGCAGAGAATGTCCATTTCTTGGAATGA
- the LOC118055030 gene encoding uncharacterized protein isoform X2 — MAHGLILQSSNPNEKLEDVGLRYVRELISRCFFQDYEDFTYVAIFKMHDLMHDLASSLAQNEFSIISSQNHQISKTTRHFSVTDSDSFFHQTLPKFPNNFHQVRSIVFADSIAGPTCKIDFEKCLLEFKHLRYLELMDDSEFKAFPERIDALKHLRYIHFGGNAKIKKLPKSIFKLQNLQALAVGFGLEELPKDMRYMSNLRFLFVVSKQKRLPEGGIGCLECLQTLFIVGCENLENLCEDMQGLKSLRKLVIGGCDSLISLPRSIKCLTTLEELFIIKCEKLDLMTIEEEKEKKIQPLSLSLCIVIFAALPATFALPEQFLLGSAESLQTFIIKDCPNIKEMPNCINLKKLQNLKISDCPSLSKWCRRGTGEDWLKIKNIRKIMVDDNDSGEETSD; from the coding sequence ATGGCACATGGGCTCATTCTTCAATCATCAAATCCAAATGAGAAGTTGGAAGATGTTGGCTTGCGTTATGTGCGCGAGTTGATCTCAAGATGTTTCTTCCAAGATTATGAGGATTTCACTTATGTAGCTATCTTTAAGATGCATGATTTAATGCATGATCTTGCATCATCATTGGctcaaaatgagttttcaatCATAAGCTCTCAAAACCACCAAATTTCCAAAACGACCCGTCATTTTTCAGTTACTGACTCTGattcattttttcatcaaactctCCCCAAGTTCCCAAACAACTTCCATCAAGTGCGGTCAATAGTCTTTGCAGATAGTATAGCGGGGCCTACATGCAAAATAGACTTTGAGAAATGTTTGTTAGAATTCAAGCATTTGCGGTATTTAGAATTAATGGATGATTCTGAATTTAAGGCTTTTCCGGAGAGGATTGACGCCTTGAAACATTTGAGATATATCCATTTTGGGGGCaacgcaaaaataaaaaaactcccaaaatctattttcaaattgCAAAACTTGCAAGCTCTGGCTGTAGGTTTTGGATTAGAAGAGCTGCCTAAAGATATGAGGTACATGAGCAACCTTAGATTTTTATTTGTAGTTTCTAAGCAGAAGCGGTTGCCAGAAGGTGGGATTGGGTGTTTGGAGTGTCTTCAAACTTTATTCATTGTTGGGtgtgaaaatctagaaaatttgtGCGAAGATATGCAAGGTCTTAAAAGTCTTCGAAAATTGGTTATTGGTGGATGTGATAGCTTGATTTCTCTGCCAAGAAGCATAAAATGCCTAACTACTCTGGaagaattatttataataaagtgTGAAAAGCTTGACTTGATGAcaatagaagaagagaaagagaaaaaaattcaacctctttccctttctctttgtATTGTAATATTTGCAGCGTTACCAGCAACTTTTGCTTTACCAGAACAGTTTCTTCTAGGATCTGCAGAATCCTTACAAACATTTATCATCAAAGACTgtccaaacattaaagaaatgcCAAATtgcatcaatttaaaaaaacttcaaaatcttAAGATCAGTGATTGTCCAAGTTTGAGCAAATGGTGCCGAAGGGGAACAGGAGAAGATTGGCTAAAGATCAAAAATATTCGTAAAATCATGGTTGACGATAATGACAGTGGTGAAGAAACATCTGATTAG
- the LOC118055030 gene encoding disease resistance protein RGA2-like isoform X3 produces the protein MAEAFAAEIAKSLLGKLGSFAVQEFRLAWGLEDDLARLEERLKAINAVLSDAEKQQSKNDRIRLWLHMLREVLYDAEDVLDEIKCETLERQVVKTKGSTSRKVRRFFSSSNMIPFSLKMGHKIKKIIERLAEISSLKSDFNLSEQATDCSHVLHEETGMNRSFDSFSGLIGRDEDKERIISLLEAPFKVGGAHPLVLPIVGMGGLGKTSLAKSVCDAENVKSHFDLNMEVCVSDDFSLKQVIQKIIKSATGERCADLDGGELEKKLEAILNGRKYLFLLDDVWNEEAQKWLLLKPLLSKGAGGSKIIVTTRSQRVAEIMGTVPAYNLSLLGQEDCLSLFYKCAFKEGQMELYPNLVGIGKEIGAKCKQVPLAVINMGTQLYGKTDETDGNR, from the coding sequence atggcagaaGCTTTTGCAGCCGAGATTGCAAAATCCCTTTTAGGGAAGCTAGGCTCTTTCGCTGTTCAAGAATTTCGTTTGGCATGGGGACTTGAAGATGACCTTGCACGTCTTGAAGAGAGATTGAAAGCCATTAACGCGGTGCTGTCCGATGCTGAGAAGCAACAATCAAAGAATGACAGGATTCGGCTCTGGCTCCATATGCTCAGAGAAGTCTTGTATGATGCAGAGGACGTGCTGGACGAAATCAAGTGCGAAACTTTGGAAAGGCAGGTGGTGAAAACTAAAGGGAGCACCAGCAGAAAGGTACGGCGCTTCTTTTCAAGCTCTAATATGATTCCATTCAGTTTAAAAATGGGTCATAAGATAAAGAAGATCATAGAAAGACTAGCTGAGATCTCATCTCTTAAGTCTGACTTCAACCTCAGCGAGCAGGCTACTGATTGTAGTCATGTCTTGCATGAGGAAACAGGGATGAACCGATCCTTTGACAGCTTTTCCGGTCTTATCGGAAGAGATGAAGACAAAGAACGCATCATCAGCCTTTTAGAAGCACCTTTTAAGGTTGGTGGTGCACATCCTCTTGTCCTTCCGATTGTAGGAATGGGAGGCTTGGGGAAGACATCTCTTGCCAAATCGGTGTGTGATGCTGAGAATGTAAAAAGTCATTTTGATCTGAATATGGAGGTATGTGTTTCAGAtgatttttccttgaaacaagtGATACAAAAGATTATTAAATCTGCAACTGGGGAAAGATGTGCGGATTTGGATGGGggtgaacttgaaaaaaaacttgaagctATTCTGAATGGTAGGAAATACTTGTTTCTTTTGGATGATGTGTGGAATGAAGAAGCTCAAAAATGGTTGTTGTTGAAGCCTTTGTTATCAAAAGGTGCTGGTGGAAGTAAGATTATAGTAACTACCCGTAGTCAACGTGTTGCTGAGATTATGGGTACTGTTCCTGCGTACAACCTAAGTCTTCTTGGTCAGGAGGACTGTCTGTCGTTGTTTTACAAGTGTGCATTCAAGGAAGGGCAAATGGAGTTGTATCCAAATTTGGTTGGAATTGGGAAAGAAATAGGGGCGAAATGCAAGCAAGTTCCTCTGGCAGTGATTAACATGGGGACTCAACTGTATGGTAAGACTGATGAAACAGATGGGAATCGGTGA